In Patagioenas fasciata isolate bPatFas1 chromosome 20, bPatFas1.hap1, whole genome shotgun sequence, a genomic segment contains:
- the POMT1 gene encoding protein O-mannosyl-transferase 1 isoform X2, translated as MKRIFFVDDSGPPLGHMLLALGGYLGGFDGNFLWNRIGAEYGMNVPVWSLRLLPALAGALCVPLAYQILVELQFSHCAALGAALLILLENSLITQSRFMLLESILIFFILLAVLSYLKFYNLQRHSSFSGSWWFWLLLTGVACSCAVGVKYMGLFTYMLLLATAGLHFWHMIGDQNLSNVSLMCHFLARGLALIIIPVAMYLSFFYVHLTLLYRSGPHDQIMTSAFQASLEGGLARITQGQPLEVAYGSQITLRNVLGKPMQCWLHSHTNTYPIRYENGRGSSHQQQVTCYPFKDVNNWWIVKDPGMQQLVVSNPPRPVRHGHIVQLVHGITTRYLNTHDVAAPLSPHSQEVSCYIDYNISMPAQNLWRVEIVNRESDTDVWKTILSEVRFVHVNTSAVLKLSGASLPEWGYRQLEVVGEKLSKGYHQSMVWNVEEHRYGKSQEQKEREVELHSPTQMDISKNLSFMAKFTELQWKILTLKNEDTEHKYSSSALDWITMDTNIAYWLHPTSGAQIHLLGNVVTWASANVAALVYAFLSLWYLIRRRRKIYDIPKDAWQLWVSAGGICVGGWAVNYLPFFLMEKTLFLYHYLPALTFQILLIPIVLQHLGDHLCRSLLLKSMFSALIVAWFSSVYLVYRTFSPVTYGEPSLSATELKDLRWKDSWNILIQKQ; from the exons ATGAAGAGGATCTTCTTCGTGGATGACAGCGGCCCGCCTCTTGGCCACATGCTGCTCGCTTTGGGAG GTTATTTAGGAGGATTTGATGGAAACTTCTTATGGAACAGGATTGGAGCTG AATATGGGATGAACGTTCCTGTTTGGTCCTTGcggctcctgccagccctggcTGGTGCTCTCTGTGTGCCTTTAGCATACCAGATTTTGGTAGAACTGCAGTTCTCCCACTGCGCTGCACTTGGAGCTGCTCTTCTGATTCTCTTAG AGAACTCTTTGATCACTCAGTCAAGGTTCATGCTTCTGGAatcaatattgattttttttatcctACTTGCAGTTTTGTCCTACTTGAAGTTCTACAATTTGCAAAGGCACAG TTCCTTCTCTGGAAGCTGGTGGTTTTGGCTCCTGCTGACTGGAGTAGCTTGTTCTTGTGCGGTTGG AGTGAAATATATGGGCCTGTTTACCTATATGCTGCTCTTGGCCACCGCAGGACTCCACTTCTGGCACATGATAGGAGACCAGAACTTGTCAAAT GTTTCCTTGATGTGCCATTTCCTGGCTAGAGGGCTGGCCCTCATCATCATCCCGGTGGCAATGTACCTGTCCTTCTTCTATGTTCACTTGACTTTGCTGTATCGCTCTGGGCCTCATGACCAGATTATGACAAGTGCTTTTCAAGCCAGCTTAGAG gGTGGGCTGGCTCGGATCACTCAGGGTCAGCCCTTAGAGGTGGCCTACGGCTCTCAGATTACTCTGCGGAATGTTTTGGGCAAGCCCATGCAGTGTTGGCTCCACTCTCACACAAATACTTATCCCATCAG GTATGAGAATGGCCGAGGCAGTTCCCATCAGCAGCAGGTGACCTGCTATCCCTTCAAGGATGTGAACAACTGGTGGATTGTCAAAGATCCTGGAAT GCAGCAGCTGGTGGTGAGTAACCCACCCCGGCCCGTGCGGCACGGACACATCGTGCAGCTGGTCCATGGCATCACGACTCGGTACCTCAACAC GCATGATGTTGCTGCCCCTCTTAGCCCCCACTCCCAAGAAGTTTCTTGCTACATTGATTATAACATCTCCATGCCAGCGCAGAACCTCTGGAGAGTG GAAATTGTAAATCGGGAGTCTGACACAGACGTGTGGAAGACAATTTTGTCAGAAGTGAGGTTTGTTCACGTGAACACCTCTGCAGTGCTAAAG CTCAGTGGAGCATCTTTACCCGAGTGGGGATACCGGCAGCTGGAGGTGGTTGGAGAGAAGCTGTCCAAGGGCTACCACCAGAGCATGGTGTGGAACGTGGAAGAGCACAGATATGGGAAAA GCCAAGAGCAAAAAGAGAGGGAAGTAGAACTCCACTCTCCCACACAGATGGACATAAGTAAAAACCTCAGCTTCATGGCAAAGTTCACAGAATTGCAG TGGAAAATCCTCACATTAAAAAATGAAGACACGGAACATAAGTACAGCTCCTCCGCTCTCGACTGGATCACGATGGACACAAACATTGCGTACTGGCTGCACCCGACCTCTGGT gcccAGATCCACCTCCTCGGGAATGTTGTCACCTGGGCTTCAGCGAACGTTGCTGCTCTGGTCTACGCCTTTCTGTCCCTCTGGTACTTGATACGGCGAAGAAGAAAAATTTACGACATTCCTAAAG ATGCGTGGCAGCTCTGGGTATCGGCCGGGGGCATCTGTGTTGGAGGCTGGGCTGTGAATTACCTGCCCTTCTTCCTGATGGAGAAGACGCTTTTCCTGTACCACTACCTGCCTGCCCTCACATTCCAGATTCTCCTGATTCCCATCGTATTGCAGCATCTAGGTGATCATCTCTGCAG ATCTCTGCTTCTTAAGAGCATGTTCAGTGCCTTGATCGTAGCCTGGTTCTCTTCAGTTTACTTGGTCTATCGCACATTCAGTCCTGTGACCTATGGGGAGCCCTCGCTGTCTGCTACTGAACTCAAGGACTTGCGCTGGAAAGACAGCTGGAACATCCTTATCCAGAAACAGTAA
- the PRRT1B gene encoding proline rich transmembrane protein 1B, whose protein sequence is MEGDAPARPQDPGAEQGAAGGLPSSGPHWDPPTGCGDGPMVAVANAAFEGDPPPYSPPDPKSVHLLYPPLPARFSQQTPIIYQPGPGPGPFPPQGIPPAPLPYPTYNGQPSTNPSPAGHGQRPPKDYLVESVLVTIFCCLLTGVIALVYSYETRAAIGRGDMAQANVASRKTQSLVLFSLLFGLFASISWVIYVLVALYL, encoded by the exons ATGGAGGGTGACGCACCTGCCAGGCCCCAGGacccaggagcagagcagggggcggCCGGGGGGCTGCCCAGCTCCGGcccccactgggacccccccacggGCTGCGGGGATGGGCCCATGGTGGCGGTTGCCAACGCGGCCTTCGAGGGGGACCCGCCGCCCTACTCGCCTCCGGACCCCAAGAGCGTTCACCTCCTCTACCCGCCACTCCCGGCCAGATTCTCCCAGCAAACACCCATCATCTACCAGCCAGGACCGGGACCAGGACCCTTCCCACCCCAGGGCATCCCGCCGGCCCCCCTGCCCTACCCCACC TACAATGGGCAGCCGAGCACGAACCCATCGCCCGCCGGCCACGGGCAGCGCCCGCCCAAGGACTACTTGGTGGAGTCGGTGCTGGTGACCATCTTCTGCTGCCTGCTCACCGGGGTCATCGCCCTTGTCTACTCCTACGAG ACCCGGGCTGCGATCGGCCGCGGGGACATGGCCCAGGCAAACGTGGCATCCAGAAAGACCCAGTCGCTGGTCCTTTTCAGCCTGCTCTTCGGTTTGTTCGCCTCCATCAGCTGGGTCATCTACGTCCTGGTGGCCCTGTACCTGTGA
- the POMT1 gene encoding protein O-mannosyl-transferase 1 isoform X1, with the protein MLGFLKKPVVVTVEINMNLVALTVMGLISRLWGLSYPRAVVFDEVYYGQFVSLYMKRIFFVDDSGPPLGHMLLALGGYLGGFDGNFLWNRIGAEYGMNVPVWSLRLLPALAGALCVPLAYQILVELQFSHCAALGAALLILLENSLITQSRFMLLESILIFFILLAVLSYLKFYNLQRHSSFSGSWWFWLLLTGVACSCAVGVKYMGLFTYMLLLATAGLHFWHMIGDQNLSNVSLMCHFLARGLALIIIPVAMYLSFFYVHLTLLYRSGPHDQIMTSAFQASLEGGLARITQGQPLEVAYGSQITLRNVLGKPMQCWLHSHTNTYPIRYENGRGSSHQQQVTCYPFKDVNNWWIVKDPGMQQLVVSNPPRPVRHGHIVQLVHGITTRYLNTHDVAAPLSPHSQEVSCYIDYNISMPAQNLWRVEIVNRESDTDVWKTILSEVRFVHVNTSAVLKLSGASLPEWGYRQLEVVGEKLSKGYHQSMVWNVEEHRYGKSQEQKEREVELHSPTQMDISKNLSFMAKFTELQWKILTLKNEDTEHKYSSSALDWITMDTNIAYWLHPTSGAQIHLLGNVVTWASANVAALVYAFLSLWYLIRRRRKIYDIPKDAWQLWVSAGGICVGGWAVNYLPFFLMEKTLFLYHYLPALTFQILLIPIVLQHLGDHLCRSLLLKSMFSALIVAWFSSVYLVYRTFSPVTYGEPSLSATELKDLRWKDSWNILIQKQ; encoded by the exons ATGTTGGGATTTCTGAAGAAGCCGGTTGTGGTTACTGTGGAGATAAATATGAACCTCGTGGCATTGACTGTAATGGGATTAATAAGCCGTCTGTGGGGGCTTTCCTATCCACGGGCTGTCGT tttcgaTGAAGTTTATTATGGCCAATTCGTTTCGCTCTACATGAAGAGGATCTTCTTCGTGGATGACAGCGGCCCGCCTCTTGGCCACATGCTGCTCGCTTTGGGAG GTTATTTAGGAGGATTTGATGGAAACTTCTTATGGAACAGGATTGGAGCTG AATATGGGATGAACGTTCCTGTTTGGTCCTTGcggctcctgccagccctggcTGGTGCTCTCTGTGTGCCTTTAGCATACCAGATTTTGGTAGAACTGCAGTTCTCCCACTGCGCTGCACTTGGAGCTGCTCTTCTGATTCTCTTAG AGAACTCTTTGATCACTCAGTCAAGGTTCATGCTTCTGGAatcaatattgattttttttatcctACTTGCAGTTTTGTCCTACTTGAAGTTCTACAATTTGCAAAGGCACAG TTCCTTCTCTGGAAGCTGGTGGTTTTGGCTCCTGCTGACTGGAGTAGCTTGTTCTTGTGCGGTTGG AGTGAAATATATGGGCCTGTTTACCTATATGCTGCTCTTGGCCACCGCAGGACTCCACTTCTGGCACATGATAGGAGACCAGAACTTGTCAAAT GTTTCCTTGATGTGCCATTTCCTGGCTAGAGGGCTGGCCCTCATCATCATCCCGGTGGCAATGTACCTGTCCTTCTTCTATGTTCACTTGACTTTGCTGTATCGCTCTGGGCCTCATGACCAGATTATGACAAGTGCTTTTCAAGCCAGCTTAGAG gGTGGGCTGGCTCGGATCACTCAGGGTCAGCCCTTAGAGGTGGCCTACGGCTCTCAGATTACTCTGCGGAATGTTTTGGGCAAGCCCATGCAGTGTTGGCTCCACTCTCACACAAATACTTATCCCATCAG GTATGAGAATGGCCGAGGCAGTTCCCATCAGCAGCAGGTGACCTGCTATCCCTTCAAGGATGTGAACAACTGGTGGATTGTCAAAGATCCTGGAAT GCAGCAGCTGGTGGTGAGTAACCCACCCCGGCCCGTGCGGCACGGACACATCGTGCAGCTGGTCCATGGCATCACGACTCGGTACCTCAACAC GCATGATGTTGCTGCCCCTCTTAGCCCCCACTCCCAAGAAGTTTCTTGCTACATTGATTATAACATCTCCATGCCAGCGCAGAACCTCTGGAGAGTG GAAATTGTAAATCGGGAGTCTGACACAGACGTGTGGAAGACAATTTTGTCAGAAGTGAGGTTTGTTCACGTGAACACCTCTGCAGTGCTAAAG CTCAGTGGAGCATCTTTACCCGAGTGGGGATACCGGCAGCTGGAGGTGGTTGGAGAGAAGCTGTCCAAGGGCTACCACCAGAGCATGGTGTGGAACGTGGAAGAGCACAGATATGGGAAAA GCCAAGAGCAAAAAGAGAGGGAAGTAGAACTCCACTCTCCCACACAGATGGACATAAGTAAAAACCTCAGCTTCATGGCAAAGTTCACAGAATTGCAG TGGAAAATCCTCACATTAAAAAATGAAGACACGGAACATAAGTACAGCTCCTCCGCTCTCGACTGGATCACGATGGACACAAACATTGCGTACTGGCTGCACCCGACCTCTGGT gcccAGATCCACCTCCTCGGGAATGTTGTCACCTGGGCTTCAGCGAACGTTGCTGCTCTGGTCTACGCCTTTCTGTCCCTCTGGTACTTGATACGGCGAAGAAGAAAAATTTACGACATTCCTAAAG ATGCGTGGCAGCTCTGGGTATCGGCCGGGGGCATCTGTGTTGGAGGCTGGGCTGTGAATTACCTGCCCTTCTTCCTGATGGAGAAGACGCTTTTCCTGTACCACTACCTGCCTGCCCTCACATTCCAGATTCTCCTGATTCCCATCGTATTGCAGCATCTAGGTGATCATCTCTGCAG ATCTCTGCTTCTTAAGAGCATGTTCAGTGCCTTGATCGTAGCCTGGTTCTCTTCAGTTTACTTGGTCTATCGCACATTCAGTCCTGTGACCTATGGGGAGCCCTCGCTGTCTGCTACTGAACTCAAGGACTTGCGCTGGAAAGACAGCTGGAACATCCTTATCCAGAAACAGTAA
- the UCK1 gene encoding uridine-cytidine kinase 1: MASAGGAEPERPHPKPFLIGVSGGTASGKSTVCEKIMELLGQNAVERRQRKVQILSQDSFYRVLSAEQQAKALKGQYNFDHPDAFDNDLMHTTLKNIVEGKTVEVPTYDFVTHSRLAETTVVYPADVVLFEGILVFYNQDIRDMFHLRLFVDTDSDVRLSRRVLRDMKRGRDLEQILTQYTTFVKPAFEEFCLPTKKYADVIIPRGVDNMVAINLIVQHIQDILNGDICKWQRGAMNGHGRTYKRPFPEQTESSSVLATGKRSHLESSSRPH; encoded by the exons ATGGCGTCCGCCGGCGGCGCGGAGCCCGAGCGGCCGCACCCGAAGCCTTTCCTCATCGGCGTCAGCGGCGGCACCGCCAGCGGCAAG TCCACAGTGTGCGAGAAGATCATGGAGCTGCTGGGGCAGAACGCGGTGGAGCGGCGGCAGCGCAAGGTGCAGATCCTGAGCCAGGACAGCTTCTACCGGGTGCTGAGCGCCGAGCAGCAGGCCAAGGCGCTCAAGGGACAGTACAACTTCGACCACCCGG ATGCTTTTGATAACGATTTGATGCATACAACCCTGAAAAACATTGTTGAGGGGAAGACAGTTGAGGTACCAACGTACGACTTTGTGACCCATtctag GCTGGCGGAGACAACCGTGGTCTATCCCGCAGACGTTGTCCTCTTTGAGGGGATCCTGGTTTTCTACAATCAAGACATTCGGGACATGTTCCACCTGCGGCTCTTTGTCGACACGGATTCCGACGTCCGGCTGTCCCGCAGAG TTCTGCGAGATATGAAACGCGGGAGGGACCTTGAGCAGATCCTCACCCAGTACACCACGTTCGTCAAACCTGCCTTTGAGGAGTTCTGCTTACCG ACAAAAAAGTACGCAGACGTGATCATTCCCCGAGGAGTTGACAACATGG TTGCCATAAACCTCATAGTGCAGCACATTCAAGACATCCTGAACGGAGACATCTGCAAGTGGCAGCGAGGGGCGATGAACGGGCACGGTCGGACCTACAAGCGCCCGTTCCCCGAGCAGACGGAGAGCAGCAGCGTGCTCGCCACCGGCAAACGCTCCCACCTGGAGTCCAGCAGCCGTCCCCACTAA